CGAGGTGAATGCAGAATGGCCAGTGCAGCGGCCAATGAGAGCTCAGCATcagcatcagcagcagcagcagcgaaTGGACAGACGGCAGGAGAGAACGGCGGCAGTGGCGGCGGCGGCAGCGCTCAGGACAGCACGTTTGAGTGTAACATCTGTCTGGACACATCTAAAGATGCCGTCATCAGTCTGTGTGGTCATCTCTTCTGGTGAGACCCTGCAGGACCTGCTCATGaaattgtgaataaatatgAATCGTTCAAAACCTtgttttctctcttctctctggATCGCTCCTGTGACGTCTCCTCCTAGCTGGCCATGTTTGCATCAAGTAAGTTGTTGCACTGTTTCAGTAAGTGTGTATGATCATGTGACATGACTTCTGAACCGTGTGTCTTTACGTGTCTGCAGTGGTTAGAAACCAGGCCGAACAGACAGGTGTGTCCCGTGTGTAAAGCAGGCATCAGCCGAGACAAAGTGATCCCGCTGTACGGCAGAGGCAGCACAGGTCAACAAGACCCCAGGTACAGTATACTTCAATGATATTTGTGTTGTAGAGCTTATAAATATGACCATGAAACAGTAGAAAGTTTCATCAAGTTCCaaatcaaaagagaaaaatgtgatttgacttgtgacatacacacacaccggTATATCATAAAATCTGAGTGAATGTTCCTCTGTGATTTCAGAGAGCGAACTCCTCCACGACCACAAGGACAGCGGCCGGAACCGGAGAATCGTGGCGTGAGTGTCTTTCACACCGTCA
This Ctenopharyngodon idella isolate HZGC_01 chromosome 5, HZGC01, whole genome shotgun sequence DNA region includes the following protein-coding sequences:
- the rnf185 gene encoding E3 ubiquitin-protein ligase RNF185; the protein is MASAAANESSASASAAAAANGQTAGENGGSGGGGSAQDSTFECNICLDTSKDAVISLCGHLFCWPCLHQWLETRPNRQVCPVCKAGISRDKVIPLYGRGSTGQQDPRERTPPRPQGQRPEPENRGGFQGFGFGDGGFQMSFGIGAFPFGIFATAFNINDGRPPPAAPGTPQHTDEQFLSRLFLFVALLIMFWLLIA